From Vigna unguiculata cultivar IT97K-499-35 chromosome 5, ASM411807v1, whole genome shotgun sequence, the proteins below share one genomic window:
- the LOC114183170 gene encoding uncharacterized protein LOC114183170, protein MQILREENAILRWKEEGIPSTPTVPDPNRLSRVQQHRDVERVESRLPPTGHEQSQPARVEKTQASRGNPSHTVAESSRANDGGRPSRQPIPASGSSPFTSYILETPLPEKWKMPTFDKYDGTTNPDNHIRVFMHQMMFHAVSDPIWCRVFSTSLTGEALEWFFELSAGSIDSFATLKARFSTQFAPLKSAILTVDNLVNIRQEDGESLRSYLDRYNRMSVKIKDLGDEIARHHFSYGLQPGVFADKISRKKSKTMEEMRKRAAKFIQMEDMQEFRVKKREKEDVALPKPTAPRPNKVPARPSERKPPKFTTYTPLVVPRARILQEAFSADSLPAVRKKPPLPNADGSKHCQYHRMIGHTTEECHTLRDKIEELIRQGHLKKYIRQDRPPQSPVRNRSPMRRCENS, encoded by the coding sequence ATGCAGATTTTGCGGGAGGAGAACGCCATCCTAAGGTGGAAGGAAGAAGGAATCCCGTCGACACCTACCGTACCCGACCCTAACAGGTTGAGTCGGGTGCAGCAGCACCGGGATGTCGAACGGGTGGAGAGTCGTCTTCCACCTACAGGACACGAGCAATCACAGCCAGCTCGGGTCGAAAAGACGCAGGCTTCAAGGGGAAATCCGTCGCACACGGTGGCGGAGAGCTCGAGAGCAAACGATGGGGGCCGCCCATCGCGCCAACCGATCCCCGCGTCGGGGTCCTCCCCCTTTACATCGTATATTCTGGAGACGCCGCTGCCGGAGAAGTGGAAAATGCCGACATTTGACAAGTACGACGGCACGACCAACCCAGACAATCACATACGAGTCTTCATGCATCAAATGATGTTCCACGCAGTTAGCGACCCCATCTGGTGCCGTGTTTTCTCGACCTCTCTGACGGGGGAGGCGTTAGAGTGGTTTTTCGAGCTGTCGGCCGGCAGTATCGACTCTTTTGCCACATTGAAGGCAAGGTTCAGCACACAATTCGCGCCCCTGAAATCGGCCATTCTGACGGTCGACAATCTGGTGAACATCCGACAGGAAGATGGGGAATCGCTGAGGAGTTATCTCGATCGGTACAATCGGATGTCGGTCAAGATAAAGGATCTCGGCGACGAAATCGCTCGTCATCACTTCTCATATGGGCTCCAGCCGGGAGTTTTCGCGGACAAGATAAGCCGCAAGAAGTCGAAGACGATGGAGGAGATGAGGAAGCGGGCGGCCAAGTTCATACAGATGGAGGATATGCAGGAGTTCAGGGTGAAGAAGAGGGAAAAGGAAGATGTCGCACTCCCGAAGCCGACCGCACCTCGGCCGAACAAAGTCCCAGCTCGGCCCAGCGAAAGGAAGCCACCTAAGTTCACGACGTATACTCCGCTGGTCGTTCCTAGGGCCAGGATTCTGCAAGAGGCCTTTAGCGCCGATTCACTTCCAGCAGTCAGGAAGAAGCCCCCTCTGCCCAATGCTGACGGTAGTAAACACTGCCAATACCACCGCATGATCGGGCACACCACCGAAGAGTGCCACACGCTCCGTGACAAAATAGAAGAGCTCATTCGGCAGGGGCACTTGAAGAAGTACATTCGACAAGATCGTCCCCCACAGAGCCCGGTGAGGAACAGAAGCCCGATGAGGAGGTGCGAGAACTCTTAA